From the Bacillus sp. Marseille-P3661 genome, the window CCAAACCCCTTCATAAGGCAAATGAAGAGGAAACTTAAGTCTAAAAGCATTGCCAAACCCCTTCATAAGGCAAATGAAGAGGAAACTTAAGTCTAAAAGCATCGCCAAACCTCTTCATAAGGCAAATGAAGAGGAAAGACAAGTCCAAAAGTAGTGCCAAACCCCTTCATAAGGCAAATGAAGAGGAAAGACAAGTCCAAAATCATTGCCAAACCTCTTCATAAGGCAGATGAAGAGGAAAGTTGATCGCAAAATCATTGCCAAACCTCTTCATAAGGCAAATGAAGAGGAAACTCAAGTCTAAAAGCATCGCCAAACCCCTTCATAAGGCCGATGAAGAGGAAACTTAAGTCTAAAAGCATCGCCAAACCTCTTCATAAGGCAAATGAAGAGGAAAGACAAGTCCAAAAGTAGTGCCAAACCCCTTCATAAGGCAAATGAAGAGGAAACACAAGTCCAAAATCAGTGCCAAACCTCTTCATAAGGCAAATGAAGAGGAAACTTAAGTCTAAAAGCATTGCCAAACCTCTTCATAAGGCAAATGAAGAGGAAAAGTCAAAAATCAGTGCCAAACCTCTTCATAAAGATGATAAAACAGCGATATTAATTACAATAAATTGACAAATCAACTCCAGAATATTAACGGTTTCTTTACCTAATAATACGTTATGTGTATTAAATAGGAGGAGGAACTTTATATGTCAGAACAAACATTATACGAAAAAGTTGGCGGAAAAGAAGCAATAGGAAAAGTAGTTGATTATTTTTACGATGAGTTGGTGTTAAAGGATCCGACTGTAAATCATTTCTTTGAAAATACCGATATGGCAAAACAGCGAGATCATCAAACAAAATTTATCAGCTTTGCTTTAGGTGGTCCTAATCAATATTCAGGCGCTTCAATGGCCAAAGCACACGAGGGAATGAATTTGCAACCTGAGCATTTTAGCGCTATCGTTAAGCATCTTCATGATGCGTTAGCGCACTTTGGTGTAAGCGAGGCGGATATTGATACAGCTTTATCTAAAGTGGCATCTTTAAAAGATGATATTATTTATAAATAAAAACATATTTGCGGCGATTTGATGGGTAACAGTCTCTTGAAAAAGAAATTTGCATAGCAAAACGCATGGGAAGCATTCAAAATGAATTCCCATGCGTTTTTTGTTATACGAAAGAAAATGTAATGGTTGTCATTTTTTCAAGTAGGTTATCAGAAGTATACTTGCTGTGATCCATTTTCCAGAGGGATAAAAACAATTTTAATAAAACAATTTTAGAACGAATACAATGTAGTAAGTTAAACTCTAAAAATTTTTCGACCGTGGAAGTGAGGTGTTACAGTTGTTTCTGAAACCTTTTGAAACAAAGCAGATGCTGGAGGCTATTTTAAGCAGTCTTGATGAAGCCATTCATGTTGTAAATTCTGAAGGTGTGACGATTTTTTACAATGAAGTAGCAGCGAAACATGATGGAGTAGGGATAGACGAAGTACTTGGAAAACATGTCCTCGATGTATTTCCTTCTTTAGTTCGTGAAACTAGTACACTTCTTAAGGTAATGGAAACAGGTAAACCAATTTTTCAACAGCCACAAACATATAAAAACAGTAAAGGGCAACTTATTGATACAGTGAATACGACTTTACCAATTAGAGCAGGGGAGCAAATAATTGGTGCGGTTGAGATCGCGAAGGATCTAACAACAGTTAAGCAACTTTCACAAAAGCTTATTGATCTACAACAAAAAGTAGATAAAAAAACGAATAAGCCGATCTCAATGTCTGGTGCAAAGTATGTGTTAAATGATATTATTACATCGTGTGAAAAAATGGAAAAGGTTAAAATACACGCAGAAAAAGCAGCTCAATCCTCAGCACCTGTTTTAGTATTCGGTGAGACCGGGACGGGAAAGGAGCTTGTCGTACAATCTATTCATAATGGCTCTTCTCGTAAAGATGAACCGTTTATTGCTCAAAACTGTGCAGCATTGCCATCTTCTTTGCTAGAAAGTATATTATTTGGAACAAAGAAAGGAAGTTTTACGGGTGCAATTGATCGACCGGGTTTGTTTGAACTAGCACATGGGGGAACATTGTTTCTCGATGAAATCAATTCAATGCCGTTAGAGATTCAGGCCAAGCTTCTTCGTGTTCTCGAAGATGGAGTAATTCGGAGAGTTGGAGGTACAAATAGCTACGTGATAGATGTTAGGGTTATCGTTGCTATGAATGAACATCCTTTAAAATGCATCGAAAATAATATGCTGCGTTCAGATTTATTTTATCGATTAAATGTGTTTTTTATAGAAATTCCTCCATTACGACAACGAAAAAAAGATATACCTCTACTAATAGATCATTTTATTAAAAAGTATAACTACAAATACAACAAACTAATTAGTGCAATGGATGACGATGTTCTAGCGTTATTGGAATCTCATAATTGGCTCGGCAATGTCCGTGAATTAGAGCATGTTATCGAGTATGCCGTAAATATGACCGATGGTGACCGAATTTCAATGTCCAATGTACCACTAGCGCTAAGAGAATCCTCAATTTCTCCCAAAGAGCAATCTGGTAAACGTCCACTTCGTTTATATCTAGAGAAAACAGAAAAGAAATTGATAGAGCATGCTTTAAATGAAAGTGACGGAAAAATTGCGCAAGCTGCTAAAATCCTTGATATTCCTCGCCAAACACTCCAATATAAACTAAATAAATATAATATAATGAAAGAAACTGATTAACGATAAGGAGCTTACATCATGAAAGAACGATATGAATTAAAGGTAATGAAAGCTAGTCATTATGAGGCGCAGTTCTACTTTGATTATTTTAATGAACGATTACGAATTGTTGATTACCGTGGAAATGTATCATTGATCATGGAAGAAGCAAAAAAAGCGAGCAAACACCATTCGTTTACAAAATTAATTTTTCATGCAAGGCCTGAACACTGGCAGCAATTACTAAGTAAGGGCTTTGTTTTAGAAGCTGTTTTTAAAGGTTTTTTTAATGGAACAGATTGTTATGCAATGTCCTATTATACCGACTTAAATCGCCGTACTAGCAAGTATTGGGTTGAGGAGGATCACATCATCGCATCTTTATCCACTACTAGCAAACCACAAGCGACTCAGAATTCTCAGGATTCCTATCAATTTAGACTTGCAAATGTAAACGATGCTAAAGAATTAGCAGAGCTATACAAACAAGTATTTGCCATATATCCAACGCCAATGAACGACCCTAATTATATTGAGAAAGTCATCGCTGAAGGAAGTCTTTTTTTTGTATCAGAGCATGAGAAAAAGATTGTCAGTGCTGCATCAGCAGATGTGAATAAAGGCTATCATCATGCTGAAATGACAGATTGCGCTACATTGCCAGATCACAGGAAATACGGCTTGATGAAAAAATTACTCCAACTTTTAGAAAGAGAACTGCTGAATTCGGGCATTTATTGTGCCTTTTCAATTGCAAGAGCATTATCACCTGGAATGAATGCAGCATTTTATCAATTAGGGTATAAATATACAGGGCGAATGATCAACAATTGTTATATATTCGATAAAATGGAAGATATGAATGTTTGGGTCAAGGACTTATCGAATATGGAATAGTCCTGCATGCTAGAAGAACCATTTATAAAATTTTTTATAACCATTCATTTAATAAACCCGCCGAATTTTGATTGGGCATGCCAAGATTTCGGCATCCACAAAAGTAAAGGGAGAAGTGAATCGGTGCCGAAAATTCAGCATTTTGATGACTGCAATGCAGCTTAAATGAAGAAGATAGCTCCTTATAATGTTGGCACAAAATTTGCATTTATAGATTACAAATATATATAGCCAATTATATAAGGAGGAGCTATCATGTTATTTGATTTATATAAGCCAAAACGACATTGGAATGATATAGAGCTTTGGAAAGATGTCACAGAAGAGCAATGGAACGATTGGATTTGGCAACTAACAAATACCATTCGAACACTTGATGATTTAAAGAAGGTTATTAACTTAACTCCAGAAGAAGAAGAAGGCGTAAAAATCTCTACAAAAACGATACCACTGAATATAACCCCCTACTATGCATCATTAATGAACCCAGATGATCCTAGATGTCCGATTCGAATGCAGTCCGTACCGATTGGAAAAGAAATTTATAAAACAAAATATGACTTGGAAGATCCACTTCACGAGGATGAAGATTCACCCGTTCCAGGCTTAACACATCGCTATCCCGATCGCGTGCTGTTTTTAGTAACGAATCAATGCTCAATGTATTGTCGCTATTGTACACGCCGTCGTTTCTCAGGTCAAATTGGCATGGGTGTGCCCAAAAAGCAACTAGATGGAGCAATTGAATATATTAAAAATACACCTGAAGTCCGCGATGTCTTAATATCTGGCGGTGATGGCTTACTCATTAATGATACGATTTTAGAATATATTTTGAAAAATTTAAGAGCAATCCCACACGTTGAAATCATTCGAATTGGAACAAGAGCTCCTGTAGTATTTCCACAACGAATTACTGAAAATCTATGCAATATCTTAAAAAAATATCATCCAGTATGGCTTAACACTCATTTTAATACATCAATGGAAATAACTGAAGATTCGAAACGGGCTTGTGAAATGCTGGTGAATGCCGGTGTTCCAGTCGGAAACCAAGCGGTTATACTAGCAGGCATTAACGACAGCGTTCCAATTATGAAAAAGCTGATGCATGATCTTGTTAAGATCCGTGTTCGACCTTATTACATTTATCAATGTGATTTATCTGAAGGAATTGGTCATTTCCGTGCTCCAATTTCGAAAGGCTTAGAAATTATCGAAGGGTTGCGAGGTCACACCTCGGGTTATGCAGTTCCAACCTTTGTTTGCGACGCACCAGGTGGTGGCGGGAAGATTGCCCTTCAACCAAATTACTTGATTTCCCAAAGCCCATCCAAAGTGGTACTGCGGAATTTTGAAGGAGTGATTACAACATACCCTGAGCCGGAAAATTATGTGCCAGGCCGTGCTGATGAGTATTTTAAAGAAGTTTATCCAGACTTTGAAAATAAACATTCAAGAACTGGAATTGCTTCATTAATAAATGATGAGCAATTTAATCTTGTACCACGTTCACTGCAGCGTATTGATCGTCGTGAAAGCTATCAAAGTAATCCAGAGCATACAAGTTTAAAAGACAAACGTGAAAAAAGAGATCAATTAAAAGAAAAAAAATATCAAACACAGCTACAGAAAATGCAGTCTCACACCGAAGACAAATCGGAAGAAAACCAATAATAACTAGATGTTGAAGCGACTTTATTATTTTTTTGAAGGGAGCAAAAACATTGAATTGTGAATGGTGTCTAGAGCCTCATGCAAAGGAATTACGAATGACTGTTTATTGGGAATTACCTGATGGTACTCGTGCTATCGAAATTCATGGTACACCAGGTATCAAATGCACATCATGTGGGATGGAGTATCAAAAAGAGTCGGTTATTGAGCAGTTAGAGGATCAACTGTTATTAATTGATACTTCTAAAATTGGAAAAAGTATTTCATTTAATCAATTAATGGATCAACCTAAATTATTAAAAAGAAATTATTTTAAATTTGATTAAGTAGTGCTGTATTTCGCAAGGGATAGTGGGAATGCTGTTCCTTGCGAGTTAGAAGGAGAGTTGGTGTCCATGAACCAAAAGCCATCATTATTAATAAAACCAATGATGAATGACTTTTATCCAACTGCTGTGAAAGGACATGGCGTCTATATTATGGATGATACCGGAAAAAAGTATCTCGACGGTTCATCAGGAGCGATTACTGCATCGATTGGTCATACCGTTCCTGAAATTATAACAGCTATGAAGGAACAAGCTGATAAAATTTCATTTGTCTACCGCTCTCAATTTACAACAGAACCTGCTGAGAAATTAGCGGCAAAGCTAAGTGAACTAGTTCATGATAACCAGAATTTTTGGTCTTTTTTTGTGAATAGTGGCTCTGAGGCAACTGAAACAGCGATGAAAATTGTGATTCAACATTGGCAGGAGCAAGGGAATTATCGTAAAAATATCGTTCTGTCACGGTGGATGAGTTATCACGGCATTACAATTGGTGCTTTGTCGCTTTCGGGGCATATCGGCAGAAGAGAACGGTTTGTTCCTTTATTGGAAGATTATCCAAGTGTATCAGCTCCATACTGTTATCGCTGTCCATTTAAGCAAACGTATCCCAATTGTGGTCTAATGTGTGCAAATGAATTAGAAATAGCGATCCGCAGGGTAGGTGCCGAAAATATAGCAGCTTTTATAGCTGAACCTATTGTCGGTGCAGCGGGAGGTGTTATTGTTCCTCCAGCTCATTATTATCAACAGATAAAAGAGATTTGTGAGAAACATCAAATTCTCTTTATTGCAGATGAAGTAATGACAGGGATCGGACGTACAGGAAAAATGTTTGCAATGGAGCATTGGGGTGTGGTACCCGATGTGATTGCACTTGGAAAAGGAATGAGTGCAGGTTATACACCAATAGCGGCTGTGCTTGTAAGCGACAAAGTAATCGCACCCATTCTCCAAGGCTCAAAATCTATTATGAGCGGTCATACGTTTAGTGCAAATCCGCAGTCGGCTGCTGTTGCGCTTGCCGTTCTTGAATTTATTGAAAAAGAAAATCTTGTTGAAAAGTCAGCACAAAATGGTCTTTATTTGCTAGAAAAACTAAAGCAACTAGCTGCAAACTATCCGATCATCGGTGATGTTCGTGGAAAGGGTCTAATGATCGGCATTGAATTCGTTAAAAACCGAATTACAAAACAAACCTTTTCTAGAAATATCGGACTTACGAATGCTGTCATTAAAAAAGCAAGAGATAAAGGGTTACTAGTCTATCCAGCTTCAGCTGGAAATGATGGAATGGACGGTGATGCTATTATCATTGCCCCTCCGTTAGTGATTACAAAAAAAGAAATAGATATGTTGCTTGAATTACTTGAGGAAACGGTCTCTGAAATCCAGCAGGTATTAGAAGTGAATGAGGAGTTACATTAATGCATGCTAGGGGTGAAAAGAGTGGGGAAGTCAATAAATAAAGTACGAACACTTGAGGAAGCACTTACGCATATAAACAGTGGCTGTACGTTAATGTTTGGGGGATTCGGAGGGGTAGGCTCTCCCCCAACTTTAATAAAGGGAATGCTTGAAAAAGGTGTACACCAATTAACATTGATTGGAAATGATACAGGTTTTCCGAATATTGGAATCGGGAAAATTGTTAGCCAAGGAAGAGCTATAAAAATCATTACCTCTCATATAGGATCTAATCCAATTGCTGGCCAGTTAATGGTAGAGGGGAAATTAGATGTCGAGTTTTCCCCACAAGGAACGTTAATGGAACGAATCCGCGCTGGCGGCGTTGGACTTGGTGGTATTTTAGTAGATATCGGGCTTGATAGTATTATAGAAAATGGGAAACAAAGAATAACGATTGGAGAAAAGGACTATCTCCTTGAAACACCGTTAACTGCTGATGTTGCAATCGTTTATGCGAAAAAAGCTGATCATTTTGGCAATTTAATTTACGAAACAAGTGCACGAAATACGAATCCATTAGTTGCCATGGCCGGGAAGTTTACAATTGCCGAGGTAGAAGAAATTGTTGAGAATGGAGAGCTTGACCCTGAGAGCATCATAACACCGGGCATTTATGTTGACATGGTCATCCAAAGTGAAGGAGTAGATTGGAAATGGGCATGGGAGTAGATATCCGAAACCGCATCGCGAAAAGGGCAGCAAAGGAAATTGAAGATGGGATGATCGTGAATTTAGGAATCGGCATACCCTCACTTGTTGCAAACCATCTCTCTAAAGATATTTCTGTCATGTTCCACGCTGAAAACGGAATTTTGGGGATGGGGAAATCGCCAGAAAAAGGAAAGGAAGATCCAACTTTATGTAATGCAGGTGGATTTCCAGTTACGATCGAACCAGCCGCATCATATTTTGATAGTGCGTTAGCCTTTGGAATGATTCGCGGTGGCTATGTGGATTTAACCATATTAGGCGGGCTTGAAGTTAGTGAAAAAGGCGATCTAGCAAATTGGATTGTTCCTGGTAAAAGAGTACCTGGAATAGGCGGGGCAATGGAGCTTGCCAATAAAGCCAAAAAAGTGATTGTCCTTATGAGCCATGTTAATAAAATTGGGGAATCGAAAATATTAACACAATGTACATTACCTTTAACAGCTAAGAATTGTGTGAATATGATCATTACCGATATGGCAGTCATTGAGGTTACCCAAAATGGATTAATTTTAAAAGAAGTGATGGCACCCTTTACACCTGAAGAGGTTATCGGTAAAACCGGAGCAACTTTGAAAATTATAGATGACATTATTACGGTTCATTAATTAACTTCGTGGTTTGAACTATCACTCTTTTAGTGGCAGAGGAGGCATGGTTATATGTCAGAAAAAAGAAAAGAATTTCAGCAGCGCATTCATAAATGGCTAAATGAGAACCGAAAATCAGGCACCGAAATATTACAAAAACTAGTTCAAGCACGAAGTACTCAAGGCAATGAAAAGCGTGCCCAGGAAATCATTATCCAAATATTAAAGGGTATGGGTCTGGTCGTAGATATATGGGATCCGAACGGTGAAGAGCTGATGCAACATCGTGATTTTGCATCTGCACGAACTGATTTTAACGGAAGTCCTAACGTTGTGGGTGTGTTAAAAGGATGTGGAGAGGGTCGCTCAATTATCCTAAATGGTCATATCGATGTAGTTCCAGAAGGTGATCTAGAGCAATGGGATGATGATCCATATAGCGGGAAAATTAGCGATGGTAAAATGTATGGCCGTGGCGTGACCGATATGAAGGGCGGCAATGTTTCGCTCCTATTAGCGATTCAGGCCATTCAAGCTTTAGAAGTGAAGCTGAAGGGCGATATTATTTTTCAAAGTGTGATTGAAGAGGAAAGCGGTGGTTCTGGTACACTCGCGACTATCGTTAAAGGGTATAAAGCAGATGCGGCTATTATACCAGAACCAACAGATATGAAAATATTTCCTAAACAACAGGGATCGATATGGTTTCGCTTATTTGTGAAAGGCCGTTCTGCACATGGTGGGACCAGATATGAAGGCGTAAGTGCAATTGAAAAAACGTTGCTGGTTATTGAGCACATCCTAAAGCTTGAAGAAATAAGAAATGAACGAATTACTGACCCATTATATGAAAACATACCCATTCCGATTCCAATCAATATTGGAAAAATGGAAGGTGGGGATTGGCCTTCATCTGTTGCTGATTTAGTTATACTTGAGGGTCGTATGGGGATATCTCCTGAGGAAACCATCAATCAAGCAAAGGAAGAAATGCAAAATTGGCTAGATTCGCTGCAGGAATTGGACCCTTGGTTTAAAAATCACCCTGTAAAGATAGAATGGTTCGGTGCTCGTTGGTTACCAGGTGCAATTGATTTAGAACATCAATTATTACAGACCCTAATCCAACGATATGGAGATGTAATAAATGAACCGCCTATCATCGAGGCGTCTCCATGGGGAACCGATGGCGGACTATTAACAAAGGCAGGAAATACACCAAGTATCGTGTTCGGTCCAGGTGTAACTAAGATGGCTCACTTTCCAAATGAATATATTGAGATTAATAAAGTATTTCAAGTAGCAGAAATTATAGCGTTAACACTTATTGATTGGTGTGGATTATACGAAGGCAGTGAAAGCAGTGAGTGATTATAGTAGCAAAGAGAGGGACTCACAATGTCTATGAAAAGTCAAAAATCAATTCACTTAAAAACAACGATTCCGGGCCCAAAAGCGCAGGAATTACTACAACGAAGGATTCAAAACGTACCGCGCGGACCGTTTAATACGTCACTTTCTTTTACAGCAAAAGGTGAAGGAGCATTAGTGACAGATGTTGACGGTAATACATTAATTGACCTGGCAGGGGGAATTGGATCAATTAATGTCGGGCATTGCCCACCATCTGTTGTAAATGCTGTTAAACAACAATTAGATCACTATATACATTCTTGTTTTCATGTCATGATGTATGAACCATATATTGCGTTAGCAGAAAAATTGAATGAAATAACACCTGGATCGCACAGCAAAAAGACGTTTTTTTTAAACAGCGGTGCAGAAGCAGTTGAAAATGCGATTAAAATTGCTCGTAAATATACCGGCAGAAAAGCAATTATCTCCTTTGAACGTGGTTTTCATGGAAGAACATACATGGCGATGTCTTTAACAAGTAAAGTCAAGCCTTATAAATATGGATTTGGACCATTTGCTCCGGATACGTATAAAATGCCCTATCCTTATTATTATCGCTCCCCGAACGGGATGTCATCGGAAGAATTAGATCAAGAAATTATTAAAGAAATGAATGACTTTTTCTTAAGAGAAGTTCCTGCTGAAGAAGTTGCCGCGATCATACTTGAGCCTGTACAAGGTGAAGGCGGCTTTGTGATTCCGTCGAAATCCTTTATTAAGGGCATAAAGAAAATATGTGATGAAAACGGAATTTTATTTATTGCAGATGAAGTTCAAACAGGTTTCGGCAGAACCGGAAAAATGTTTGCTATGGAACATTTTGATGTTGTTCCGGATATCATGACGATGTCAAAATCAATCGCAGCTGGAATTCCGATCAGTGCAGTGACTGGACGTTCAGAAATCATGGATGCGCCTAATCCAGGTGAAATCGGCGGTACGTTCGGCGGAAGTCCTTTAGGCTGTGTGGCGGCTCTAGAGGTTATTAAACTAATGGAACAGCAGAAACTGCCTGATCGAGCTGTTGAAATCGGTGAACAAATTGTCCATCGTTTCAGAAAACTACAAGAAAAGGTAGCTGAAATCGGAGATGTTCGTACACTTGGAGCTATGACTGCGATTGAATTTGTAAAGGATCGCAGTACAAAAGAGCCACATAAAGAGCTCGTCTCCAAGATTATTTCAGAAGTTAACAAGCAGGGTGTAATCTTAATGAGTGCGGGGCTATATGGCAACGTTATACGAATATTAAGTCCATTGGTTATTACAGATGATCAATTGAATGAAGGCTTAGATGTGATTGAAAAAGTTATTCAAGAGCAGATATAATGTGCTTTAAGAAATCTACAAATATATTAAAAGGCTATCCATTTACTATGATATGGATAGCCTTTTATTCATTGTTAGCCCTGTTGATTTAAATCGCGCGGATGAAGAGGAAAGGTGGGTCCGAATAGATGCAGAAAACCTCTTCATCGTTCGTATGAAGAGGTTTTCCACACCACGCTCATTAATGCATGTTGAATCATAGCAAAATTTAACCAATGCTTTTCTCTTTAAAATGCTGGTCATTATTTTCCATATTTAAATGCTTAAGCAATGTTGCACAGATGTCACCGACTAAATCAGCGCTATACAATGACCCTATTAATTCAAAACAATCTTTTGACTCATTATAAATGGCTATGTGCTTTGGTTGCCATTGCTCTCCTGAATGTGTTCGCTGTAAAATCATTTTATATAGTTGAAATTTTTTCGGCTCATGTAAATTCCGATAACAAACTTCAAGTGTATGAGTTGTTTTATTTGTCATATAAATATCTTCTAAGGGCGGGCATAAAGTCATACAATCACCTTTTTAAATCATTTTTGTTCAGTATGGCCACCAGTGAATTGACTTTATACCTGTATTTCACTTATTTAATTGAGAATGGAGCTTTTGTCTATGAAAAGAAAGTTTGTAAATCTATTATTTTTTGCATATATGACCCTGTTATTTTACTTGCTGTTTTTTTCTAGCTATCGTCAATCTGTCCAAGGCGTTTTCGATTATAATTTAATACCATTTACGTCAATATTGAGAGATTTCAATTTTAGTCAAGGCTTTTCACTTAGATTTCTTACAAATAATTTAATAGGGAATATACTTGCGTTTATTCCTTTTGGATTTTTCATGCCTTTATTATTTCATAAAATAAACACTTATTTAAAAATTGTAATTAGTTCAGCTGTTTTTTCCTTGTCGATCGAATGTATGCAGATTAGCTTTCGGTTAGGGGCTTTTGATATAGATGATATTATTCTGAATACAATTGGTGGAATGCTTGGTTTTTGTTGTTGGGAGGATATATAGAAAATTCTTATATAGATACCGAGCTTAGTTGCTGGACGGGACAGTACCTTTCAGCGTCTTTTAATAAAATTATTAAAATGGGTCTTTTGGATGTAACATTGATCAAGCACACTTCGACAGATCTATGTAATACATTAATTTTAAAGGGGATACAAAATATGAAAAATTGGAAAATGCTTTTCGCAGTTGGTTTTTTAAGTGTGTTGTTAACGGGATGTAATGCACAGTCTAGCGAGGTTGTAGATGAGACTATACAGGAACAAGACCTTAGTGAAGAGGGCAGTTCAGTGCGAGCCGACGAAAAAAACGGCACTGAAGAACAATCAGCTGGCCTGAGAATATATGTAAATCAAACAGATGCTTGGAAAGTTGACCTTCCTGAGACATGGGCAAATGTGAAAATAGTTGAACAATCAAGAAGTACCGATTTTATTTTTCCGTCTCAAAACGATCAACTAAATCAATCTTTGCTTTATATCACTTCTGTAACTGAACAG encodes:
- the gabT gene encoding 4-aminobutyrate--2-oxoglutarate transaminase, whose product is MSMKSQKSIHLKTTIPGPKAQELLQRRIQNVPRGPFNTSLSFTAKGEGALVTDVDGNTLIDLAGGIGSINVGHCPPSVVNAVKQQLDHYIHSCFHVMMYEPYIALAEKLNEITPGSHSKKTFFLNSGAEAVENAIKIARKYTGRKAIISFERGFHGRTYMAMSLTSKVKPYKYGFGPFAPDTYKMPYPYYYRSPNGMSSEELDQEIIKEMNDFFLREVPAEEVAAIILEPVQGEGGFVIPSKSFIKGIKKICDENGILFIADEVQTGFGRTGKMFAMEHFDVVPDIMTMSKSIAAGIPISAVTGRSEIMDAPNPGEIGGTFGGSPLGCVAALEVIKLMEQQKLPDRAVEIGEQIVHRFRKLQEKVAEIGDVRTLGAMTAIEFVKDRSTKEPHKELVSKIISEVNKQGVILMSAGLYGNVIRILSPLVITDDQLNEGLDVIEKVIQEQI
- a CDS encoding VanZ family protein; the protein is MKRKFVNLLFFAYMTLLFYLLFFSSYRQSVQGVFDYNLIPFTSILRDFNFSQGFSLRFLTNNLIGNILAFIPFGFFMPLLFHKINTYLKIVISSAVFSLSIECMQISFRLGAFDIDDIILNTIGGMLGFCCWEDI